ATCGTTGTCTTCGCCGTCGTAGACTTCTTCGTCAACGCAACCGTCGCCGTCGTCGTCGACAATGTCGCTGTAGCCGAACTGACCGATGATGATGTTCATGGTCTTTTCTTGCTTGTCGGGATTGTCTTCGTCAATTTCTGTTTCTTGTGCAAGAGCTGCGCACATGGCCTGAATGGCCTTGTTCTTTGCATCGTCGGTTAGATTGTCGAAGCCTTCCAGGTAGGTGTCGAACAGGGTCGCCATACTTTCGGAATTGACGGCACAGGTGTTGAACACGCCGTTGAATGCTGCGACCGCTTCCTTTGAATCGCCTTTCATTCTGTTGAGAACCGTTTCCATGTCGCACTTGTTTTCGCTCTTAGAGTCGAAGGAACATTCATCCATTCCTGAAGTCGTCTTGCGGAGGACGAGCATCGTTTTCATCATCTGGATAACCATATAGCCGTCGGAAATGTACTTGTAGGTGATTTTTCCGTCGGTCAATCCAAGCGTATCGCGTCGAATGAGTTCCTTGGCGAGGGTTTCCACCGTGTCCAGTGTCACCTCAAGGGTGACGGCCAGGGATTCCGGCATATTGGCGAAGGGAACGGTTTTGCCACCTTCACGGCTCGAGTTTACGTACTGGAGTAGCGAAAATACGTTGGTCTTCTCGTTGGAGTTCAGCTTTCGGCTGAGGATGGACTTCATCAGGCCGAGCCAGGCTTCGGAGTAGGTGGAGTCAGCGGCGATAGCCTTGTT
The genomic region above belongs to uncultured Fibrobacter sp. and contains:
- a CDS encoding tetratricopeptide repeat protein, yielding MKNVLKSKIVWASAALVLSLGIVGCNIFNPTESVNIKSDDAAALSYEGYIKFRDNEYSEAEEYFNKAIAADSTYSEAWLGLMKSILSRKLNSNEKTNVFSLLQYVNSSREGGKTVPFANMPESLAVTLEVTLDTVETLAKELIRRDTLGLTDGKITYKYISDGYMVIQMMKTMLVLRKTTSGMDECSFDSKSENKCDMETVLNRMKGDSKEAVAAFNGVFNTCAVNSESMATLFDTYLEGFDNLTDDAKNKAIQAMCAALAQETEIDEDNPDKQEKTMNIIIGQFGYSDIVDDDGDGCVDEEVYDGEDNDGDGEIDEDVRDKTNPIKYDDVTIMNNIAHNKTSIRDLRVVKEAGPNSKYEKIDIDMNGEKAEDNEWEFVYSKYTDRVKKNDHRFKFIVADEIEWNPNNLSDTEFRILKYNVAHDTDPDNLKYDLEFRKKNIGGCWKNYSEKDFEKWFEGRNN